The Acidobacteriota bacterium genome includes a region encoding these proteins:
- a CDS encoding site-specific integrase has protein sequence MLVKVQASGAWIGTRLALRFLALTAARSGEVRGARWREIDLESATWTVPASRLKSRREHRVPLSSAALVVLDRAERLRGRGKGLVFPGIQGKMVGAAVFGRLLKDLKIDCSPHGFRSSFRSWCSDEGIDRELAEQALAHAVGSQVEQCYARSDVLERRREVMEAWGAFLVR, from the coding sequence GTGCTGGTCAAGGTGCAGGCGTCCGGGGCATGGATCGGGACGCGGCTGGCGCTTCGCTTCCTGGCGCTGACGGCGGCTCGCAGCGGTGAGGTTCGCGGAGCCAGGTGGCGGGAGATCGACCTGGAGTCGGCCACCTGGACCGTCCCCGCCTCGCGGTTGAAGTCGCGCAGGGAGCACCGGGTTCCCCTCTCCAGCGCCGCCCTTGTGGTCCTTGATCGGGCGGAACGGCTGCGCGGCCGGGGCAAAGGGCTCGTCTTTCCCGGCATCCAGGGGAAGATGGTCGGGGCGGCCGTGTTCGGCCGGCTGCTGAAAGACCTCAAGATCGATTGCAGCCCGCACGGGTTCCGCAGTTCGTTCCGGTCGTGGTGCTCGGACGAGGGAATCGACCGGGAGTTGGCCGAACAGGCCCTGGCCCACGCGGTGGGGAGCCAGGTCGAGCAGTGCTACGCCCGCAGCGACGTGCTGGAGCGCCGGCGCGAGGTCATGGAGGCTTGGGGAGCGTTCCTGGTCCGGTAG
- a CDS encoding trypsin-like peptidase domain-containing protein gives MRPDQPLSTAEIARRVTDSVVTIHTASGHGSGVIVDSTGIVVTNLHVIENETDLEVVLANGDIYDDIAVVDVDERRDLVVLKLKAYNLVPAAMGDSDDIRVGDSVVLVGSPEGFDSTVSEGVISAMRDTGAGYSVIQTSAPASPGSSGGGMFNAYAELIGIVTSQAREGQNLNFAVPFNYARGLLSTEPTMTLSDLTERLSTSADASSRVAEPTSSSTGISSADADRFNDLMQAISADEDLHEFVEFRDAGDGLWLFFYKDGDHVAEVPGYVELLEDGFDRAMVVLHTQQLSSPGSPWTSRQVVSLLQLSFNWNFAKLVADSDGSLRTMLELELRTTDEHSLILGAYSVGEAADDVAGMMNAPEPSGSSTMASALTEAPAAQTASVDLLDHAVRFDPREWSEIPALNDDVLLQLEHSSKEVWMSLITERGEIPVEAMVQLFRQNLVVAGLQDVEGIRSGKRLVGGIELGYSEVLATAEGVPVIYLAHFFSSERGTIQIVGWTPRNLYTEHKTTIERFVAGFHLP, from the coding sequence GTGCGCCCTGACCAACCGCTCTCCACCGCAGAGATCGCGCGCCGTGTCACTGACAGTGTCGTCACCATCCACACCGCAAGCGGTCACGGTTCCGGCGTGATCGTCGATTCGACCGGCATCGTTGTCACCAACCTCCATGTCATCGAGAACGAGACGGATCTGGAAGTCGTCCTGGCGAACGGCGACATCTACGACGACATCGCCGTCGTGGACGTTGATGAGCGGCGAGACCTGGTCGTGCTCAAGCTCAAGGCCTACAACCTCGTGCCGGCGGCCATGGGGGACTCAGACGACATTCGGGTCGGCGACAGCGTCGTCCTTGTGGGTTCACCAGAGGGCTTCGACTCCACCGTCAGCGAAGGCGTCATCAGCGCCATGCGCGACACCGGAGCAGGCTACAGCGTCATCCAGACAAGTGCCCCCGCCTCCCCCGGCAGCAGCGGTGGCGGCATGTTCAATGCCTACGCGGAGCTTATCGGCATCGTCACATCTCAAGCACGCGAGGGCCAGAACCTGAACTTCGCCGTCCCCTTCAACTACGCTCGCGGTCTGCTCTCCACGGAGCCGACGATGACCCTCTCCGACTTGACCGAGCGGTTGAGCACCTCGGCCGACGCGAGTTCCCGGGTTGCGGAGCCGACATCCTCCTCTACTGGTATCAGTTCTGCTGACGCCGATCGGTTCAACGACCTCATGCAGGCGATCTCAGCCGACGAGGACCTACACGAGTTCGTGGAGTTTCGAGACGCCGGCGATGGCCTGTGGCTGTTCTTCTACAAGGACGGAGACCACGTTGCAGAAGTTCCTGGTTATGTGGAGCTCCTGGAAGACGGTTTTGATCGAGCCATGGTAGTGCTTCACACTCAGCAGCTTTCAAGCCCAGGATCTCCTTGGACGTCCAGACAGGTCGTGTCTCTGCTCCAGCTCAGCTTCAACTGGAACTTCGCCAAGCTCGTAGCAGACTCTGATGGTTCGCTGCGAACCATGCTCGAGCTTGAGCTCCGTACGACCGACGAACACTCTCTCATCCTTGGCGCCTACTCCGTCGGTGAGGCGGCTGATGATGTCGCCGGGATGATGAACGCGCCCGAGCCCTCCGGCTCGAGCACCATGGCCTCTGCGCTGACAGAGGCACCTGCTGCACAGACGGCATCGGTGGATCTCCTGGACCACGCAGTGCGCTTCGATCCGCGCGAGTGGTCGGAGATCCCTGCGTTGAACGACGACGTGCTCCTGCAGTTGGAGCACTCGTCGAAGGAAGTCTGGATGTCTCTGATAACCGAACGAGGGGAGATTCCGGTAGAGGCAATGGTGCAACTGTTTCGCCAGAATCTGGTCGTTGCGGGATTGCAGGACGTGGAGGGCATTCGAAGCGGCAAGCGCCTCGTAGGCGGGATTGAACTTGGGTACTCAGAAGTCCTCGCCACAGCCGAGGGGGTACCGGTCATCTACCTTGCCCATTTCTTCAGCAGCGAGCGCGGCACGATTCAGATCGTAGGCTGGACTCCGCGAAACCTCTACACCGAGCATAAGACGACGATCGAGCGCTTCGTCGCTGGTTTTCACCTGCCCTGA
- a CDS encoding VCBS repeat-containing protein — protein sequence MTEFAAAQLSVPGPCEPDAETLCLHGGRYELQADWRTGDGNSGSAKVVPKGTRDSGLFRFFDAENWEVLIKVLDGCVVNGHHWVYGASTTDLGYEIRVRDTATDDVKVYRNEPGRPAPAITDGKAFPGACAAGVSPPLAFPDWRFQGTPGEELAPVRLVGGSDSGCVPNGTSLCLADSRFEVAVDWSTAGGAEGPANTVPGGTNNSGLFYFFDPNNWEMLIKVLDGCAINGHHWVYSAAATDLGLDITVTDAATGAAWTFEKPPGPPAPAITESKAFPDSCDVRPLPELVSPGSIAVEWDVWEAEIAHESLGDVPFADDFDGDGDDDVLIVPEAAPEGADPSDTRTGLILVNNGDFTFEVAAGDRPRGVHPSHVLMADFDGDGRNDFFIADHGYDFPPFPGWHNQLLLWTAGGYVDATDRLPTDPDGFTHRAAVGDIDGDGDVDILVANAFSHSLHPAPYFLMNDGKGHFVRDQRRLPQSWDGAPWAVQLADLDGDGHPDLVAGPRGDTAGESFVHWGSVEGVYGDGRATALREAAFLSAFGGGHVVSTAVGDVTGDGRPDILLGGYDLALQGRGVQLLVNHGGRVFVDETSRRLGASAWSAREAAHTAYRFLDFNRDGAVDIVPQLFWSGDGSPNVLAWLNDGTGHYVPLKTTEFDDADALALFELGRTVQAGGGFKTIVFHGEGGSFVRAQAGVVVEGAVIRPED from the coding sequence ATGACCGAGTTCGCGGCCGCCCAACTCTCTGTTCCCGGCCCTTGCGAGCCGGATGCCGAGACTCTCTGCCTGCACGGCGGCCGGTACGAGCTGCAAGCGGATTGGCGGACCGGCGACGGCAACAGCGGCTCGGCGAAGGTGGTGCCGAAGGGGACCAGGGATTCCGGCCTGTTCCGGTTCTTCGACGCCGAGAACTGGGAGGTTCTGATCAAGGTACTGGACGGCTGCGTGGTCAACGGCCATCACTGGGTGTATGGCGCTTCGACGACGGACCTGGGCTACGAGATCCGCGTCAGGGACACGGCGACTGACGATGTCAAGGTGTACCGGAACGAGCCCGGCCGGCCAGCACCCGCGATTACGGACGGCAAGGCGTTCCCTGGCGCCTGCGCGGCAGGTGTGTCGCCGCCGCTCGCTTTCCCCGATTGGAGGTTTCAGGGCACGCCGGGCGAGGAACTGGCGCCTGTTCGGCTGGTCGGCGGATCGGACTCGGGCTGTGTTCCCAACGGCACGTCGCTGTGCCTGGCGGATAGCCGCTTCGAGGTGGCCGTCGACTGGTCGACGGCCGGCGGGGCCGAGGGTCCCGCGAACACAGTGCCGGGCGGGACGAATAACTCGGGGCTCTTCTACTTCTTCGATCCGAACAACTGGGAGATGCTGATCAAGGTGCTGGACGGTTGCGCGATCAACGGCCACCACTGGGTGTACTCGGCGGCCGCCACGGACCTGGGGCTCGACATCACGGTGACGGACGCTGCGACGGGCGCGGCCTGGACGTTTGAGAAGCCGCCGGGGCCGCCGGCGCCGGCGATCACGGAGAGCAAGGCGTTCCCCGACAGTTGCGACGTGAGGCCGCTGCCGGAACTGGTGTCGCCCGGGTCGATTGCCGTCGAGTGGGACGTGTGGGAGGCCGAAATCGCGCACGAGAGTCTCGGCGATGTTCCGTTCGCGGACGACTTCGACGGCGACGGCGACGACGATGTGCTGATCGTGCCCGAAGCCGCACCGGAGGGTGCCGACCCGTCGGACACGAGGACCGGTCTCATCCTCGTCAACAACGGGGACTTCACCTTTGAGGTCGCCGCCGGGGACCGACCCCGCGGAGTGCATCCCTCACATGTCCTCATGGCGGACTTCGACGGAGATGGCAGGAACGACTTCTTCATCGCCGACCACGGCTACGACTTTCCGCCTTTCCCCGGCTGGCACAACCAGTTGCTGCTGTGGACCGCGGGCGGCTACGTGGACGCCACCGACCGGCTGCCGACCGACCCGGACGGCTTCACCCACCGCGCCGCCGTCGGCGACATCGACGGCGATGGCGACGTGGACATCCTGGTGGCCAACGCCTTCTCGCATTCCCTGCACCCGGCGCCGTACTTCCTGATGAACGATGGCAAGGGTCACTTCGTCCGGGATCAGAGGAGGTTGCCGCAGAGTTGGGACGGCGCGCCCTGGGCGGTTCAACTGGCGGATCTCGACGGCGACGGTCACCCGGACCTGGTCGCCGGACCCAGGGGAGACACGGCGGGAGAGTCCTTCGTGCATTGGGGGTCTGTCGAGGGTGTCTACGGGGACGGCAGGGCAACGGCGCTGCGGGAAGCGGCCTTCCTGTCCGCCTTTGGCGGTGGACACGTGGTTTCCACTGCGGTCGGCGACGTAACCGGAGATGGGCGGCCTGACATTCTCCTGGGCGGCTACGACCTTGCTCTTCAGGGGAGGGGCGTGCAACTGCTCGTGAACCATGGTGGGCGCGTCTTCGTCGACGAGACGTCGCGCCGCCTCGGCGCAAGCGCCTGGTCGGCGAGGGAAGCCGCGCATACGGCGTATCGCTTCCTGGACTTCAACCGTGACGGCGCGGTTGACATCGTTCCCCAGTTGTTCTGGAGCGGCGACGGGAGCCCGAACGTGCTGGCTTGGCTGAACGACGGGACGGGACACTACGTGCCCCTGAAGACCACCGAGTTCGACGACGCCGACGCCCTGGCGCTCTTCGAGTTGGGCAGAACGGTCCAGGCCGGCGGCGGGTTCAAGACGATCGTGTTCCACGGCGAGGGTGGCTCGTTCGTACGCGCACAGGCGGGAGTCGTGGTCGAGGGTGCCGTGATACGCCCGGAGGATTGA
- a CDS encoding tyrosine-type recombinase/integrase, which translates to MPLTQRQVDAIRPTGKPFKKYDRDGLMVRVTAAGKGRWVWRGVVKGKRIEVGMGSTRFRSLKEAREVAFEHTRTARLGGDPRAPVATDAPTFREAATLYLEIQSPDWGEEHAKHVRRLLEQHAFPGLGDLPVDEIQTADLMRVLVPLWRRQRPTGRRLRQRMAGVMAWSVAAGYRADDPTSTLAAVLPAGRRKRKHHRYLPAEDLREALAKVQASGAWIGTRLAMRFLALTAARRGEVRGARWREIDLESATWTVPASRMKSRKEHRVPLSTAALVVLDRADRLRGRGGGLVFPGIQGKMVGAAVFGRLLRDLKIDCSPHGFRSSFRSWCSDEGIDRELAEQALAHAVGSQVEQCYARSDVLERRREVMEAWGAFLVR; encoded by the coding sequence ATGCCACTCACCCAACGACAAGTTGACGCCATCAGACCCACAGGCAAGCCCTTCAAGAAGTACGACCGTGACGGGCTCATGGTCAGAGTCACCGCCGCCGGCAAGGGCCGATGGGTCTGGAGAGGCGTCGTCAAGGGGAAGCGGATCGAGGTCGGCATGGGCTCGACAAGGTTCCGATCGCTGAAAGAGGCTCGGGAGGTCGCCTTCGAGCATACGAGAACCGCTCGACTGGGAGGCGATCCCAGGGCGCCCGTCGCCACCGATGCCCCGACCTTCAGGGAGGCCGCGACGCTGTACCTCGAGATCCAGTCTCCCGACTGGGGAGAGGAGCACGCGAAGCACGTCCGGCGGCTGCTGGAGCAGCATGCGTTCCCGGGTCTTGGGGACCTGCCGGTCGACGAGATCCAGACCGCCGACCTGATGCGGGTCCTGGTGCCCCTGTGGCGCCGTCAGCGGCCGACCGGACGGCGGCTGAGGCAGAGGATGGCGGGCGTTATGGCTTGGAGCGTGGCGGCCGGCTATCGGGCCGACGACCCGACGAGCACACTTGCGGCGGTGTTGCCGGCCGGCCGGAGAAAGCGGAAGCACCATCGCTACCTGCCGGCAGAGGACCTGCGCGAGGCGCTGGCCAAGGTGCAGGCGTCCGGGGCATGGATCGGGACGCGGCTGGCGATGCGCTTCCTGGCGCTGACGGCGGCGCGGAGAGGCGAGGTTCGGGGAGCCAGGTGGCGGGAGATCGATCTGGAGTCGGCCACATGGACCGTTCCTGCCTCGCGCATGAAGTCCCGCAAGGAGCACCGGGTTCCCCTCTCCACCGCCGCCCTTGTGGTCCTTGATCGGGCGGACCGGTTGCGTGGCCGGGGTGGAGGTCTGGTGTTTCCCGGCATCCAGGGGAAGATGGTCGGGGCGGCGGTGTTCGGACGGCTGTTGAGAGACCTCAAGATCGATTGCAGCCCTCACGGCTTCCGCAGCTCGTTCCGGTCGTGGTGTTCGGACGAGGGGATCGACCGGGAGTTGGCGGAACAGGCCCTGGCCCACGCGGTCGGGAGCCAGGTCGAGCAGTGCTACGCCCGCAGCGACGTGCTGGAGCGCCGCCGCGAGGTCATGGAGGCATGGGGAGCGTTCCTGGTCCGGTAA